A genomic segment from Nicotiana tabacum cultivar K326 chromosome 7, ASM71507v2, whole genome shotgun sequence encodes:
- the LOC107814968 gene encoding RNA demethylase ALKBH9B isoform X2: MFMSSGSRAKRNKNKNWVMAGDFCRRSQDFMAMLRNLSREEILDVLSEGLCPHCEDVIEARVYNLHQKFLHGESSDDVISPKRRLNSYAHTLNSLRSPQVAESTYSGRPKVLVTPSSINNKRSVFNHSNYEIPLSDGLSRSVVGNGLSEAQKELSRFGQVGRRKDFIYYEKVNGKETNILKGLELHTRVFNPDEQREIVEFIYALQRMGQKRQLRARTYSEPRKWMKGKGRVTMQFGCCYNYAVDKDGNPPGIIRDEEVDPLPPLFKKMIRRMVRWHVLPPTCVPNSCIVNIYDEGDCIPPHVDHHDFVRPFCTVSFLAECNILFGTSLKIINPGEFSGPFSLPLPLGSVLILNGNGADVAKHCVPSVPAKRISITFRKMDDRKLPFAYTPDPELSAIEPFVPPSLDKSRIRHHKDGINDNHDKSEYHAESGNKGFSNEDEFPPLGKGNSSNRRSQR, translated from the exons ATGTTTATGTCTAGTGGGTCAAGAGCTAAGAGGAATAAGAATAAGAATTGGGTCATGGCCGGAGATTTTTGCCGCAGGTCGCAGGATTTCATGGCTATGTTAAGGAACTTGTCACGTGAAGAGATTCTTGATGTTTTGTCTGAAGGTTTATGTCCCCACTGCGAAGATGTTATTGAGGCTCGTGTTTACAATCTTCATCAGA AATTCTTGCATGGAGAATCATCAGATGATGTAATTTCACCAAAGAGAAGGCTGAATTCTTATGCTCATACACTCAACTCTTTGCGTTCTCCACAAGTTGCCGAATCAACTTACTCAGGAAGGCCAAAGGTACTTGTTACACCTTCATCGATAAACAACAAACGATCAGTGTTCAATCATTCAAATTATGAGATTCCACTAAGTGATGGACTTAGTAGGTCAGTCGTAGGCAATGGTTTATCGGAGGCTCAGAAAGAGTTAAGTAGATTTGGCCAAGTTGGTAGACGAAaggattttatttattatgagaAGGTCAATGGAAAGGAGACAAATATACTTAAAGGGCTTGAGCTTCACACTCGGGTTTTCAATCCTGATGAGCAGAGAGAGATAGTCGAATTTATTTATGCACTTCAGAGAATGGGACAAAAACGGCAGCTTAGAG CACGAACATATTCTGAACCAAGAAAGTGGATGAAAGGAAAGGGCCGTGTCACAATgcagtttggttgttgttataATTATGCTGTG GACAAAGATGGTAATCCACCAGGCATTATTAGAGATGAAGAAGTGGATCCATTGCCTCCTTTATTCAAGAAAATGATTAGGAGGATGGTTAGATGGCATGTTTTGCCTCCGACATGTGTTCCCAATAGTTGCATTGTGAATATTTATGACGAGGGTGATTGCATTCCTCCTCATGTTGACCATCACGACTTTGTTCGACCTTTCTGCACAGTGTCCTTTTTGGCAGAATGTAATATACTCTTTGGCACAAGCTTAAAGATTATTAATCCTGGAGAGTTCTCTGGTCCTTTCTCCTTACCTCTTCCTCTCGG GTCGGTGCTCATTCTCAATGGTAATGGAGCTGATGTTGCTAAACATTGTGTGCCTAGCGTTCCAGCTAAAAG AATATCCATCACTTTCCGTAAGATGGATGACAGAAAATTGCCGTTTGCATATACTCCTGACCCTGAGCTTTCAGCAATTGAGCCTTTTGTTCCTCCATCATTGGACAAGTCAAGAATTCGACACCACAAAGATGGTATAAATGACAACCATGATAAGTCAGAATATCATGCAGAAAGTGGTAATAAGGGCTTCTCCAATGAAGATGAGTTCCCTCCTCTGGGAAAAGGGAATTCTTCCAACCGTAGAAGTCAGAGATAA
- the LOC107814968 gene encoding RNA demethylase ALKBH9B isoform X1: MFMSSGSRAKRNKNKNWVMAGDFCRRSQDFMAMLRNLSREEILDVLSEGLCPHCEDVIEARVYNLHQRRLDEMSLSDVNVTKSSAEFLHGESSDDVISPKRRLNSYAHTLNSLRSPQVAESTYSGRPKVLVTPSSINNKRSVFNHSNYEIPLSDGLSRSVVGNGLSEAQKELSRFGQVGRRKDFIYYEKVNGKETNILKGLELHTRVFNPDEQREIVEFIYALQRMGQKRQLRARTYSEPRKWMKGKGRVTMQFGCCYNYAVDKDGNPPGIIRDEEVDPLPPLFKKMIRRMVRWHVLPPTCVPNSCIVNIYDEGDCIPPHVDHHDFVRPFCTVSFLAECNILFGTSLKIINPGEFSGPFSLPLPLGSVLILNGNGADVAKHCVPSVPAKRISITFRKMDDRKLPFAYTPDPELSAIEPFVPPSLDKSRIRHHKDGINDNHDKSEYHAESGNKGFSNEDEFPPLGKGNSSNRRSQR; the protein is encoded by the exons ATGTTTATGTCTAGTGGGTCAAGAGCTAAGAGGAATAAGAATAAGAATTGGGTCATGGCCGGAGATTTTTGCCGCAGGTCGCAGGATTTCATGGCTATGTTAAGGAACTTGTCACGTGAAGAGATTCTTGATGTTTTGTCTGAAGGTTTATGTCCCCACTGCGAAGATGTTATTGAGGCTCGTGTTTACAATCTTCATCAGA gaaggttagatgaaatgtctTTATCAGATGTTAATGTCACAAAAAGTTCTGCAGAATTCTTGCATGGAGAATCATCAGATGATGTAATTTCACCAAAGAGAAGGCTGAATTCTTATGCTCATACACTCAACTCTTTGCGTTCTCCACAAGTTGCCGAATCAACTTACTCAGGAAGGCCAAAGGTACTTGTTACACCTTCATCGATAAACAACAAACGATCAGTGTTCAATCATTCAAATTATGAGATTCCACTAAGTGATGGACTTAGTAGGTCAGTCGTAGGCAATGGTTTATCGGAGGCTCAGAAAGAGTTAAGTAGATTTGGCCAAGTTGGTAGACGAAaggattttatttattatgagaAGGTCAATGGAAAGGAGACAAATATACTTAAAGGGCTTGAGCTTCACACTCGGGTTTTCAATCCTGATGAGCAGAGAGAGATAGTCGAATTTATTTATGCACTTCAGAGAATGGGACAAAAACGGCAGCTTAGAG CACGAACATATTCTGAACCAAGAAAGTGGATGAAAGGAAAGGGCCGTGTCACAATgcagtttggttgttgttataATTATGCTGTG GACAAAGATGGTAATCCACCAGGCATTATTAGAGATGAAGAAGTGGATCCATTGCCTCCTTTATTCAAGAAAATGATTAGGAGGATGGTTAGATGGCATGTTTTGCCTCCGACATGTGTTCCCAATAGTTGCATTGTGAATATTTATGACGAGGGTGATTGCATTCCTCCTCATGTTGACCATCACGACTTTGTTCGACCTTTCTGCACAGTGTCCTTTTTGGCAGAATGTAATATACTCTTTGGCACAAGCTTAAAGATTATTAATCCTGGAGAGTTCTCTGGTCCTTTCTCCTTACCTCTTCCTCTCGG GTCGGTGCTCATTCTCAATGGTAATGGAGCTGATGTTGCTAAACATTGTGTGCCTAGCGTTCCAGCTAAAAG AATATCCATCACTTTCCGTAAGATGGATGACAGAAAATTGCCGTTTGCATATACTCCTGACCCTGAGCTTTCAGCAATTGAGCCTTTTGTTCCTCCATCATTGGACAAGTCAAGAATTCGACACCACAAAGATGGTATAAATGACAACCATGATAAGTCAGAATATCATGCAGAAAGTGGTAATAAGGGCTTCTCCAATGAAGATGAGTTCCCTCCTCTGGGAAAAGGGAATTCTTCCAACCGTAGAAGTCAGAGATAA